CCGACGGGGTTAGGCCTCGAGTTCGGGGGCAGCGCGGTCGTTGGCGGGGTACTCGGATTCGCCACGAAACAGATCGCGAAGGTGCTCGCGATCATCGTCGGCGTCGAGTTGATGGCCTTTCGCTACCTCGAGTCCCAGGAAATTGTCACGGTCGACTGGAGTCGCCTCTCCGCGGGACTGCTCGAGACGGGCGACCGCGCCCAGGAGGGCGTTCACTGGCTCGTGTCGGCGCTCTCGATGGTCGCGGTCGGGGCCGGCTTCGCCAGCGGCTTCCTGATCGGCTACCACCGCGGCTGAGAAGGACCCACCGCCCGCCGAACCGCCCTACCGCGTCTTCAGGTCGTCCTTGTCCTTGATGATCTCCGTCTCGGCCTCGCCGCTGGAGTGTTCGTTGACGACGTCGTAGAAGTCGTTTTGCATCCCCGCGGGGAAGGTGATGACGCCGACCCACGAGCCGTCGGCCTGCCACTCCTCGCGCTCTAAGTCGCCGAACTGACGGACCTGTGCCTGCGCGCTGCCGGCGTACTCGGCGGGGATCTGTACGGCGATGGTCACCTCCTCGAATCGGATCGGAATGACGGGACGCAGGTCGTCGAGCGCGTCGTCGACCTGGCTCTCGACGGGTTCCATCGGATCGACCGTGAACCCGGCCTGCTCCAGGGCGTTCTCGATGCGCTCGGGCGGGTGGGGCGCGTTGTCCATCTGGGGGTTGACCGCGTTGCGCGCGATGGTGTCGATCAGCTGCTTGCGCTTCTGTTCTTGCATCTCGCGGCGCTGGTCGGCCGTGATCTGGATCTCCCCCTCCTTGATCACTTCGGGGATGATCTCGAGGGGATCCGTCGTGTCGAAGACCGTCTCGAGGTCGTCCTCGGCGGGTCGGTCGCCCCGCGACGCGTCCTCGAAGACGTCCTCGGCCGCGATTACGTCCTCGAGGTCGCCGTCGAACTCGTCGCGTTTGATCGCCAACGCCGCGTCCGGATCTACGAGCACCTCGAAGCGCGCCCCGTGTGACTCGAGTCGCGCCGTCACCGCCTCGTCGAGCGATATCATATCGGTTGCTTCCCCCGCCAATGAAAAGAGTGTTTCCCGATATCACGGCGCGGGTTCCGGGTTCGACCCCGCTTCGAATCGGCGACAGCCGGTCGTCCGGTCAGTCGAGGCGAGCCGCCGCTCGCGAGCGCCGCCGCTGAGCGGGTACGGATCCGGTCGTCGTCCATCGTGCGCGGGTGCAGGCAGACGGTGGACAGTTCGCACGCTCACACGCACAGATTGGAAACGGGAGAAGCGAATCGTTCCGTGGGTCGAACCCGTCGACGCGCGGGACGAAGGCGGTACTCGAGTCGAAATCGAGCGAGTCGGTTACTCTTGCTCTTCGTCGTCCGCGGCGGCGTCGTCGCCCTCGTCTAAGATGTCGTTCTCCTCGAGGTGGGACTCGATCCGGTCGTAGTCGAACTGCTCGAAGGACTCGGTCTCGACGTCGACCGTCGCGAGGCCGACCTCGGTCGGGAGGAGCGAGCCGTCGTTGACCGACGCGAGGGCGTCGAGCGCGAGCGCGATGCCGCCGTCCAGGTCGGCTTCCTCGTCGTAGTTCTCCTCTAAGTAGTCCTGGAGTTCGCCGCGGTCGGCGCCGACGGCCAGGGCCTTCCACTCGTAGGGCGTCCCCGAGGGGTCGGTCTCGAACAGGCGCGGCTCGCCGTTGTCGATACCGCCGACGATCAGCGCGACGCCGAACGGACGGGCGCCGCCGACCTGCGTGTACTGCTGGATGTGGTCGGTGACCTCCTTGGTCAGCGTCTCGACGCCGATCGGTTCGCCGTAACGCAGCTGGTTGACCTGCGTCTGGCGGCGCGCGAAGTCGATCAGCTGGCGGGCGTCGGCGACGTGGCCCGCGCTGGCGATGCCGATGTGGTCGTCGGCCTTGTGAATCTTCTCGACGCTCGAGTCCTCGAGCAGCGGGGAGGGGACTCGTTTGTCGACTGCCAGCACGACGCCGTCGCTCGTTCGGACGCCGATGCTCGCCGTTCCTCGCTTGACCGCCTCGCGAGCATACTCGACCTGGTAGAGTCGGCCGTCGGGCGAGAAGATCGTGATGCCGCGGTCGTACGCCTGCTGTTGGGCTTGTCCCTGCATAGTATCACGCTAAATCGTAATCGAGGTCTGTCGCACCCGCGAACGCCTCATCGAGTCGCACGTCTGCAACGCATTCCCGCAGGACGGCGACTCGCTCCTCGTTCCCGAACACGACGTTTCTCTCCTCGGAATCTTGCCCGCGGCGTCCTAAATACTTTTCTTCAGCGGCACGGATCGTGCCACTGATACCGCAGACTCGCAGGCCGACCGCAGCGCCGTCGATCTCG
This portion of the Haloterrigena gelatinilytica genome encodes:
- the psmA gene encoding archaeal proteasome endopeptidase complex subunit alpha; the protein is MQGQAQQQAYDRGITIFSPDGRLYQVEYAREAVKRGTASIGVRTSDGVVLAVDKRVPSPLLEDSSVEKIHKADDHIGIASAGHVADARQLIDFARRQTQVNQLRYGEPIGVETLTKEVTDHIQQYTQVGGARPFGVALIVGGIDNGEPRLFETDPSGTPYEWKALAVGADRGELQDYLEENYDEEADLDGGIALALDALASVNDGSLLPTEVGLATVDVETESFEQFDYDRIESHLEENDILDEGDDAAADDEEQE
- a CDS encoding FUN14 domain-containing protein — encoded protein: MLDVDPTGLGLEFGGSAVVGGVLGFATKQIAKVLAIIVGVELMAFRYLESQEIVTVDWSRLSAGLLETGDRAQEGVHWLVSALSMVAVGAGFASGFLIGYHRG
- a CDS encoding ribosome assembly factor SBDS; protein product: MISLDEAVTARLESHGARFEVLVDPDAALAIKRDEFDGDLEDVIAAEDVFEDASRGDRPAEDDLETVFDTTDPLEIIPEVIKEGEIQITADQRREMQEQKRKQLIDTIARNAVNPQMDNAPHPPERIENALEQAGFTVDPMEPVESQVDDALDDLRPVIPIRFEEVTIAVQIPAEYAGSAQAQVRQFGDLEREEWQADGSWVGVITFPAGMQNDFYDVVNEHSSGEAETEIIKDKDDLKTR